The nucleotide sequence TCATCGGGTTCGTCGCTTCCGGCGTGCCGCTCGGGGTGACGTTCTCTTTCCTGATTTCCGCCCCCATGGTGAACGAGATCGCCCTCGTCCTCCTCTACGGGCTGTTCGGCTGGAAGATCGCCGCCATCTATGCGGGGACGGGACTGGCGATCGCCGTGATTTCCGGGTGGGTCATCGGGCGGCTGGGGATGGAGAGACATGTGGAGGAATGGGTATACGCCGCGCCCGCGGGGGGCGACGATCGGGTCGACACGATGAGCGTCACCTGGCGGGAGAGAGTCCGATTCGGACTCGAGTCCGTCCGGGACATCGTAGGGAAGGTGTGGCCGTATGCGGTCTCCGGGATCGCCGTCGGCGCAGGGATCCACGGCTACGTGCCCGCGAACTTCATGGGAGGAATCATGGGATCGGGAGCATGGTGGTCCGTGCCGCTGACCGTCGCGGTCGGCATACCGATGTATTCGAACGCGGCGGGCATCATCCCGATCGTGCAGGCTCTCCTGGGGAAGGGGGCGGCCCTGGGAACGGTGCTGGCGTTCATGATGTC is from Deltaproteobacteria bacterium and encodes:
- a CDS encoding permease, with product MSERRERQTSRRNSGATASIDLRAIAKYLGSGLLATGAWWLVYQGISPFAKWFTYSLLALSPGTQWTSAVEFFVFEAPKVLMLLTLVVFAVGIVRSYFTPERARRILAGRRESAGNVLASLLGVVTPFCSCSAVPLFIGFVASGVPLGVTFSFLISAPMVNEIALVLLYGLFGWKIAAIYAGTGLAIAVISGWVIGRLGMERHVEEWVYAAPAGGDDRVDTMSVTWRERVRFGLESVRDIVGKVWPYAVSGIAVGAGIHGYVPANFMGGIMGSGAWWSVPLTVAVGIPMYSNAAGIIPIVQALLGKGAALGTVLAFMMSVIGLSLPEMIILRKVLKPRLIGAFAGIVGTGILMVGYLFNYLL